A window of the Hordeum vulgare subsp. vulgare chromosome 5H, MorexV3_pseudomolecules_assembly, whole genome shotgun sequence genome harbors these coding sequences:
- the LOC123399064 gene encoding uncharacterized protein LOC123399064, with protein MPHSPSRRRSPSRESSHRRVNDFGNALPAKPKDDELTLFADMQKTEIENFLLEPSEDFDESISKLSFFPDVKLGINVPARGESHDLLKVDGDKNDYEWLLTPPATPLFRSLDDEEEQFVGQASRGRAQSKGMQISRPSTMDNAQRSSRSSASPNRFSLSPRSMARTKSPISASRASPPLSVQPPTPSRRPSTPPAAKISTLPQRSASPVSRRMSAGSSGSALNGTRGASPVKANHRSSSTKPQGWQSNDPAFSYNAPPNLRTSLPDRSVSRSRGGSPTSFSGLDTGSRGRRQSMSPTPTRRASSSHSIERDRLSTHSKASATSSGDDDLDSMQSISIGYSSSPAVKKSLAVMKTRSIASSKKLSKNFSPISAPKWSFDSAVWLMDHRKGPQDRFRPLLSSVPATTFGAGKINNVHKPMFSHNSSMTTSSNASSEHGATFGPYVESDQEQQDLIGEWDADDGLRVHEDIFMFDKLDELNEETSYNKSTKYVEDSPIRVKYVKSDKHDFDMERWAANQTPYDGADSSQVGHGEMATCSRCGMSFNVMDSDGKGDSCGECSSKVEGFSADHMLWTSVAHQHGNKIVNSEPCVESEPSIAPDSVDYSKHASLGHQTVNNEPLADCTEKCPPGQSMVDTDEDMLLGQEVVNYEENMRPYHESDSLVENEDDVSFSRSSISNHQQIEPTSAEHGPYRGQMDTCNHGLPPCLNESDCQHNEAVSETAFGDNSHQLGSTIHPFPKVESAEGAGISVLLHQKSSSNKWPVMEGSALAATNIVCSEPYYTRDGINMMKRSFGRDNSSASSIDLGSSRQSDAHFERRSSSKKGDFEKAQPSSTMSRQSIASVSDMSVSGSSASLCHQTDAVEDTYSRIDTLESSASRTVVSAGEDGSSKDALSNALECLSTARPIVNDDIPVDLNSSSFDRSSETEDVISMGRMADNDHSTTNMCLSEMEEPINVQESSAAEGSCMLKTDEDTSDTVQCCLVGTPEYPSEENLDNLIMQSEAVQDSIEEHILDDCCVSAISEEDVLVSRTGTSIIELPNGEKSPQAVEGSRKQIQRCFTLEEATDTILLCSSIVHDLAYKAATIALEHEQESERHRPTVTIVGKPIPDEDDFLKLPHRRTPNRKVKRKRLEGETTTITETAEKESIAEDPSPARSASGITRASVNMKPPKLESKCNCVIM; from the exons GCTGTTGACTCCTCCAGCGACTCCACTTTTCCGTTCgttagatgatgaagaagaacagTTTGTTGGACAGGCTTCCAGGGGCAGGGCTCAGAGTAAGGGCATGCAAATCTCGAGGCCATCCACG ATGGATAATGCTCAAAGGTCTAGTAGAAGCAGTGCAAGCCCAAATAGGTTTAGCCTGTCACCACGCTCTATGGCAAGGACAAAATCGCCTATTTCAGCTTCTCGTGCTAGCCCACCACTTTCTGTTCAACCACCAACGCCATCGCGAAGACCTTCAACCCCTCCAGCTGCTAAGATATCGACGCTTCCACAAAGGTCTGCAAGTCCAGTCTCTAGAAGGATGAGTGCTGGTTCAAGTGGCTCAGCATTAAATGGAACAAGGGGAGCCTCTCCAGTTAAAGCTAATCACAGATCTTCTTCCACAAAACCTCAAGGATGGCAGTCCAATGATCCTGCTTTCTCTTATAATGCACCTCCAAACCTTCGTACATCTCTACCAGATCGTTCGGTATCCCGTTCAAGGGGTGGATCCCCTACATCTTTCAGTGGACTAGATACAGGTTCAAGAGGTCGAAGGCAATCAATGTCTCCTACTCCAACTAGAAGAGCCAGTTCATCACATAGCATCGAACGGGATCGATTGAGCACACACAGCAAAGCTTCTGCAACATCGTCTGGTGATGATGATCTGGACTCAATGCAGTCTATATCAATAGGCTATTCCAGCAGCCCAGCTGTAAAAAAGAGCTTGGCAGTGATGAAGACGAGAAGTATTGCATCATCAAAGAAGCTGTCCAAGAATTTTTCCCCTATCTCAGCCCCAAAATGGTCATTTGATTCTGCTGTTTGGTTGATG GATCATCGGAAAGGTCCTCAAGATAGGTTCCGGCCACTTCTATCAAGTGTCCCTGCCACCACATTTGGTGCTGGCAAAATAAATAATGTGCACAAGCCTATGTTCTCACACAATTCCTCTATGACAACTAGCAGTAATGCAAGCTCTGAGCATGGTGCCACTTTTGGCCCTTACGTGGAAAGCGACCAAGAGCAACAGGATCTTATTGGTGAATGGGACGCAGATGATGGCCTTCGAGTTCATGAGGACATATTTATGTTTGATAAGTTGGATGAGTTGAATGAAGAAACCAGTTACAATAAGAGCACAAAATATGTAGAAGATTCGCCCATTCGAGTAAAATACGTAAAGAGTGATAAACATGACTTTGATATGGAAAGATGGGCAGCTAATCAAACGCCATATGATGGTGCAGATAGTTCTCAGGTTGGACATGGTGAAATGGCTACTTGCAGTAGATGTGGGATGTCTTTCAATGTGATGGATTCTGATGGAAAAGGTGACTCTTGCGGAGAGTGCTCTTCAAAGGTTGAAGGATTTTCTGCAGACCATATGTTATGGACTTCAGTAGCACATCAACATGGTAATAAAATTGTAAATTCTGAGCCTTGCGTTGAATCTGAACCTTCTATAGCCCCAGATAGTGTAGACTACAGCAAACATGCATCTCTCGGTCATCAAACAGTGAACAATGAACCTCTAGCGGATTGTACAGAAAAATGTCCTCCAGGTCAGTCGATGGTGGATACAGATGAGGACATGTTACTGGGGCAGGAAGTAGTGAATTATGAGGAGAATATGAGGCCCTATCATGAAtctgattccttagtggaaaatgaAGATGATGTTTCATTTAGTCGATCTAGCATAAGTAATCACCAACAAATAGAACCAACATCAGCGGAGCATGGCCCTTATAGAGGCCAAATGGATACTTGCAACCATGGATTACCTCCATGCCTTAATGAGTCGGACTGCCAACATAATGAAGCTGTATCTGAAACTGCATTTGGTGATAATTCTCATCAACTGGGATCAACTATACATCCGTTTCCAAAGGTTGAAAGTGCTGAAGGTGCTGGGATATCAGTACTCTTGCACCAGAAATCAAGCAGCAACAAATGGCCAGTCATGGAAGGGAGCGCCCTAGCTGCTACTAATATTGTTTGTTCTGAACCATATTACACAAGAGATGGTATAAATATGATGAAGCGTAGCTTTGGACGTGACAACTCTTCAGCTTCTTCCATTGATTTAGGATCTTCAAGGCAATCAGATGCACATTTTGAGCGGCGTAGTAGCAGTAAGAAGGGTGACTTCGAGAAAGCTCAACCAAGCAGTACTATGAGTCGTCAAAGCATAGCTTCGGTGTCAGATATGTCAGTTAGTGGTTCTTCAGCTTCACTTTGCCATCAAACTGATGCAGTTGAAGACACTTATTCCCGAATTGACACTTTGGAAAGCAGTGCTTCAAGAACTGTGGTTTCTGCCGGAGAAGATGGTTCTAGTAAGGATGCTTTGTCAAATGCTCTTGAGTGTTTGTCTACTGCACGGCCTATTGTCAATGATGATATCCCTGTTGACTTGAACTCCTCGAGCTTTGATAGGTCGAGTGAGACAGAAGATGTAATCAGCATGGGTAGGATGGCTGACAACGATCACTCCACCACTAATATGTGTTTGTCAGAGATGGAAGAGCCAATTAATGTCCAAGAATCTTCAGCTGCCGAGGGAAGTTGCATGCTAAAAACAGATGAAGATACTTCTGATACCGTTCAGTGCTGTTTAGTTGGCACTCCAGAATACCCAAGTGAGGAGAACTTAGATAACCTTATAATGCAGTCTGAAGCAGTTCAGGATTCAATTGAGGAACACATCTTGGATGATTGTTGTGTGTCTGCCATCTCAGAGGAAGATGTGTTGGTTTCTAGGACTGGAACTAGCATAATAGAACTTCCTaacggtg AAAAATCACCTCAGGCAGTAGAAGGGTCGAGGAAACAAATTCAGAGGTGCTTCACTTTAGAAGAAGCTACTGATACAATTCTCTTGTGTAGTTCTATCGTTCATGATCTAGCATACAAGGCAGCAACAATTGCACTGGAGCACGAACAAGAATCAGAACGCCATCGACCAACTGTTACCATTGTAGGGAAGCCCATTCCAGACGAGGATGATTTCCTTAAGCTGCCCCACAGAAGAACCCCAAATCGTAAGGTTAAAAGGAAAAGATTGGAAGGTGAAACAACAACCATCACAGAAACCGCTGAAAAAGAATCCATCGCTGAAGATCCTTCACCTGCACGTTCTGCTTCAGGAATCACAAGGGCATCTGTTAATATGAAGCCTCCAAAGTTGGAATCCAAGTGTAACTGTGTAATTATGTAA